The nucleotide window GGGTAAAAGACCTGTTTGGCATCTGGGAGTCCAATATCAATGTTTGCCTGGATGACGACCCGGATACCTGCGATCCAGCCTGCGGCAGCTGGTGCACCAGAACGATTTTATGCCGGATTGCTAAAGTGGAAGGGTGAAAGCAATGCACTGGGGAATGGTTATCGACTTGCGCAGGTGCATCGGCTGCCATGCTTGCACCGTTGCCTGCCAGGTTGAGAATAAACTGCCATTAAATGAACGCTGGAATAAAGTGTTTACCGTAGGGCCTGAAGGGGAATTCCCTCTGGTGACCTCACACTTTTTGCCGCGGCCGTGTATGCACTGCCAGGATGCCCCTTGTGTCGATGGCTGTCCTACCGGGGCCAGCCAGAGACGGCCCGACGGGATTATCATTGTCCACGGCGAGCGTTGCATTGGCTGCAAGTTCTGCATGCTGGTATGCCCCTACGGGGTGCGCCAGTTCGCGGCAGAGAAGGGCATCGTGCAGAAGTGCCACCTGTGTTATGAACGGCTGGAGCGGGGAGAAATGCCCCGCTGTGTCGAAACCTGCCAGCTGAAAGCCCGCCATGCCGGTGATTTAGACGACCCCGGCAGCGAAGTGACGGCACTTATTAAACAGGCTAATGCCCGGCCGTTGTACCCATATCTGGGTACGAAACCCTCGGTGTATTATATTTTTCCCTAGGAGGTAGCTGTTATGGAGGATAAACAGGCAATTTGGGGCGGGCTGGCTGCCGGTTACTTCTTTTGCGCCGCCTTCGGGGCCATGGTTTTTGCCGTCATCGCTTTTCTGGATATTATAACCTCGCCCCTTGCCGGTGAGGTAAGTGGTACCGGTAGTTTCCTGGGCCTGGTAGCTGCCGGCCTGGGCGGCCTGTTATTACTTGCCGAGCTGGGCAATAAAAAGCGATTTCTTTTAGTTTTCAGCCGTATGCAGTCAATTATGACTAAAGGCGCCCTGTTTTTAAGCTGCTTCATAGTACTGGCGGCAATATATACCAGCTTTTGGTTTGATATCTTTCCCTGGGCCGGGGAAAATGCCGGGCGGCGGATTATCGGGTTCCTGGGCATAATTTTTGCCGTGGCCCTGGTAATTTACCCGGGTTTAGAGCTGGGCGAAGCCCGGGGCCGCTCCTTCTGGAACGGCAGCGCCCTGGTGCCCCTGTGGCTGGCGGCAGCCCTTACTTCCGGTTTGGCCGGCGTAATCCTGGTGGCGGCGGTAACCGGGACGTCGCCAGCACCAACTATTGCTATTCTGGATAAAGTCCTCCTGGCCTTGATCATCACCCAGATAATCTTAATCGCGACTTATATCCTGGGGATGCGCCAGTCGGCGCCGGAGGAAGCCCGCCGGTCGACGGCAATGCTCCTCACCGGCAAGTTGAAAAATATTTTCTGGTGGGGGATTGTTATTTGTGGTCACCTCATCCCTTGCCTCCTTTACTTCGGTGGCAGCGGCGCTGGTATCCTGGCGGTAAAATCATTGTTTGTTCTGGCAGGGGAAGTCTGCCTGCGAGTTGCATTTCTCCAGGCCGGCGTCCGGGTAAGCCTTCCCGGTGAAGATAACGAGTGGTACCAGGAAGAGGAAATAGCCGTCCTGGCCGCACGTCTGGAGCAGACATGGCAGGAAAGGGCGGCCTGGCTTAATGGCAAATAATTTGCGGGCACGGGCGGAAGTGACCCTGGCCAGGCCTGAAGACGGCCCGGAGTTACAGGCATTATTGCAGGACTGGGGGATGGACCTGGCCGGGGAACCGGAAGAACACGCTGTGATCAAGGTGGACGGGAGAATTTTTGCGGGAGGTAAAATAACCTGGCTGGGGGAAAATTCTTTTCACCTGGAATTGCTGGCGGTGAAGAGAGAAGCCAGGGGCCAGGGATTAGGAGGAATGTTGCTTTTGGAGTTAATAAAAAAGCCCTGGGCCTACTGTGGCAGTTTGCTGAACGGGAAGTTTAGTACTTATCGCGTTACGAATATTGCCAGGGGGGAAGCGGCAGGGTTTTACCGCCAGTACGGCTTTCGCCACTGTCTTTTTTCCGACCTAGCAAAAGCTTACCAGGAGCAGTGCGACGGTTGCCCGGAGAGGGAAGCTTGCCGGCCGGTGCCCATGATTTATATACAGGAGGTTAGTTAGTTGCGCCAAGCATTAATTGTCTTCACTAAAGTCCCCAGGAAAGGTGATATTAAGACCCGTCTGACAAAGGAAAAAGGCGGGATTTTAACACCCGAAGAAGCGAAAATTCTCTATGAGGCCTGTCTCCTTGATGTTATCGAAGTTGCCATGGCGGCCTGCGAGGACGAGGGTGCCGAACTCTGGATCTGTCATGATGCCGCCGGCGACGGCGCCTACCTCCAATCCCTCCTTAAAAGCCTGGCCCATCCGGAAAAGGTAAAGGGTGTCTTTGCCGACAGGGGTGGTTCCTTCGATGACTGCATGCAGTTTGCTGCCGATTATATTCTCAAACCGCAAGAGGAAACAAGAAAGGCCGATAGTGTTATTATCATCGGCGGGGATTTACCGACGCTGCAGCCGGTTACCCTGAAAAAAGCTTTTACCGCGTTAGCCAGGTTCAGTCAAAGCGAGGCCGGACGGGAAGCAGTGTGGCAGGCTGGTAGCCATTCCACACCGGACATGGGGGCGGCCCTTGTCGAGGCGCCATGCCAGGAGGGGGGATTTTCCCTGGTAGGCTATACCAGGACTACACCCTTTGATTTTTACGGCGTATTTTACAACAGCGATGGCATAACGGCCCTCGATATGCTGGTTAATAAAGCGGTGGCAAAAAAGATACCTTTTGCCGCCCTGGAGATGGTTCCCGATATAGATATCCCCATCGATTTAGCAAGCATCATTCCCGTACTGCGTTCCCTGGAACTTGCCGCTGCGACTGATGCTGACGTGATGGTGCCCCGCCGCACCATGGCAGTCCTGAGGGAGCTGGGTCTTGAAGCCACCGCCCTGCCGCCGGAGCGTTAGCGGATTGTCTGGTGATTGATCGCATTAATTAAAAAGACAAATTATGACCAAGTTAACAAATCAAGGAAAGGATGGATGACTTGAACGTTGCCAGAGAGGTCGCCGGCAGCGGTGATGGGCCGCGCCGGGAAATAGCAGAAAAATGTACTGCCTGTGGTCAATGTATTGCTTCATGCCTGCTATTGGAGGAGATTGGCGAAGCCCCCCTTGAGATTGCCGGTCGGGGAGCAACAGTAGAGGAAGCTTTTTCCTGCACCCTATGCGAACTATGCACCGCTGTATGCCCGGCAGGCCTGTCCCCGGCGGGCATGTTTGCCGCTAAACGCACCGAAGCAGTAGCAAACGGAGAATTTCCTATATACGATTATCGCTACCTTTACCCGGACCGGGAGCTTAATACTTGCAAACTATACCGCGAAAAGTACAACATTCATTACCAGGAGCTGCCCGTTGATCAAGAAGGCGAGGCAGCCTTTTTCCCGGGGTGCACTATGTTGACTTATGGATCGGATTTAACCAGGGCTGCCTTTCATCACCTGGCGAGGCTCTGGCCTCGCATGACCCTTTTAACCGACTGCTGTGGTAAACCCCTTTACCAGATGGGTTTAAAGGAACGCGGGGAAAACTATACTGCCTTCCTTAAAAATAAACTAAAAAAACTGGCTGTAAAGGTATTAATCACCGCCTGCCCCAACTGTTTTTACGAGCTGCGTAACCAGCTGGCACCAGACGGCATTGAGGTCAGGACCATCTACGAGAACTGGGGATTCGGGGTGGCCGGTAAAGGATTAATTACCATTCATGATTCCTGTCCTGACCGCCATGAGGGCATCTTTGCCCGGCAGGTACGTGAGGCCTTGAGGAATAGCGGCTACCGCTTGGTTGAGATGGAATACTACGGGGCGAACACCTTCTGTTGTGGCAGCGGCGGCCAGGTAAGCCACTTTCGTCCTGACCTGGCCATGGCCCTGACCGACCGCCGCCTGGAAGAGGCAGGTAATACCGGAGCCGGGATCCTGGCTGGATACTGCTTGAGCTGCGTTCTTAATTTCGCTCGCGATGCCAACGGGCTCAAGGTGCGCCATGTCCTCGATTTGTTGCTCGGTCAGGAAAAGGATTACAGTGAAATTAAAAAAAGGGCAAAGGCTCTTTATACCGGGCCCGAAGGTGAAGAAAACTGGCGGCGGGTAATGGCGGAATAACTATTGCAGTAAAGGGAGAGAAACCGGTGGATAACCAGCAACTCGCTAGCATTTATAAAGACATATTAGCCCTGCGTTGGGAGCCGGTAGCAGTGCGGTTACTGCGTCCCAGCGAGGCCATACCCGCAGGGGTTACAGAACCCACGGCAACCTTGCGTCACTGCCAGGCCATTATTGCTGCCAGGCGGGGGTGGAGTTTGTATATGCCACCGCGCCGGCACGCCTGCCCCGACGGGGCGGCCATTATGGGCCTCATACCCATGCCGCCCAAACTGCAGTCGGGTGAATTATACCTCCTGTTTAAAAAGCTGCCTACCCTGGAATGTGCCCGGAAGATGATCGCCGTCCGGCCTTGTTTTCCGGCCGGCAGCTACGAGGCCACCCTGGTAGCACCTTTGAGTAAAGCCAACTTTGAAGCCGACGTGGTAATCTTCACCCTGTG belongs to Moorella humiferrea and includes:
- a CDS encoding 4Fe-4S dicluster domain-containing protein; this encodes MHWGMVIDLRRCIGCHACTVACQVENKLPLNERWNKVFTVGPEGEFPLVTSHFLPRPCMHCQDAPCVDGCPTGASQRRPDGIIIVHGERCIGCKFCMLVCPYGVRQFAAEKGIVQKCHLCYERLERGEMPRCVETCQLKARHAGDLDDPGSEVTALIKQANARPLYPYLGTKPSVYYIFP
- the nrfD gene encoding NrfD/PsrC family molybdoenzyme membrane anchor subunit; amino-acid sequence: MEDKQAIWGGLAAGYFFCAAFGAMVFAVIAFLDIITSPLAGEVSGTGSFLGLVAAGLGGLLLLAELGNKKRFLLVFSRMQSIMTKGALFLSCFIVLAAIYTSFWFDIFPWAGENAGRRIIGFLGIIFAVALVIYPGLELGEARGRSFWNGSALVPLWLAAALTSGLAGVILVAAVTGTSPAPTIAILDKVLLALIITQIILIATYILGMRQSAPEEARRSTAMLLTGKLKNIFWWGIVICGHLIPCLLYFGGSGAGILAVKSLFVLAGEVCLRVAFLQAGVRVSLPGEDNEWYQEEEIAVLAARLEQTWQERAAWLNGK
- a CDS encoding GNAT family N-acetyltransferase; this translates as MANNLRARAEVTLARPEDGPELQALLQDWGMDLAGEPEEHAVIKVDGRIFAGGKITWLGENSFHLELLAVKREARGQGLGGMLLLELIKKPWAYCGSLLNGKFSTYRVTNIARGEAAGFYRQYGFRHCLFSDLAKAYQEQCDGCPEREACRPVPMIYIQEVS
- a CDS encoding TIGR04282 family arsenosugar biosynthesis glycosyltransferase, whose product is MRQALIVFTKVPRKGDIKTRLTKEKGGILTPEEAKILYEACLLDVIEVAMAACEDEGAELWICHDAAGDGAYLQSLLKSLAHPEKVKGVFADRGGSFDDCMQFAADYILKPQEETRKADSVIIIGGDLPTLQPVTLKKAFTALARFSQSEAGREAVWQAGSHSTPDMGAALVEAPCQEGGFSLVGYTRTTPFDFYGVFYNSDGITALDMLVNKAVAKKIPFAALEMVPDIDIPIDLASIIPVLRSLELAAATDADVMVPRRTMAVLRELGLEATALPPER
- a CDS encoding (Fe-S)-binding protein, coding for MNVAREVAGSGDGPRREIAEKCTACGQCIASCLLLEEIGEAPLEIAGRGATVEEAFSCTLCELCTAVCPAGLSPAGMFAAKRTEAVANGEFPIYDYRYLYPDRELNTCKLYREKYNIHYQELPVDQEGEAAFFPGCTMLTYGSDLTRAAFHHLARLWPRMTLLTDCCGKPLYQMGLKERGENYTAFLKNKLKKLAVKVLITACPNCFYELRNQLAPDGIEVRTIYENWGFGVAGKGLITIHDSCPDRHEGIFARQVREALRNSGYRLVEMEYYGANTFCCGSGGQVSHFRPDLAMALTDRRLEEAGNTGAGILAGYCLSCVLNFARDANGLKVRHVLDLLLGQEKDYSEIKKRAKALYTGPEGEENWRRVMAE